One stretch of Oceanipulchritudo coccoides DNA includes these proteins:
- the ispH gene encoding 4-hydroxy-3-methylbut-2-enyl diphosphate reductase yields the protein MQVIRAQSAGFCWGVERAIDIARDFATKGRRPVYTDGPLIHNSQMMDRLQSDGIREVGDYQSSSNLDLKADPEENAVLVVRAHGISPERRKYLKSIGIDFKDATCPDVGIVAGKIRMHAKKGYSTVIFGDEKHPEVIGLMGYTEGKGHPVQSEEDIDALPDLGEKVVMVSQTTMFTDDFRRLADHLKTRFPNTLIFDTICGATKDRQGDIAVLFEQEVEAFVVIGGHHSANTCKLALLARKTNLPVYHIETAKEIDQDVMRRYAKVGVTAGASTPEFLISEVCNQLAAIDHDPGQKS from the coding sequence ATGCAAGTCATTCGGGCACAGAGCGCAGGATTCTGCTGGGGCGTTGAGCGGGCGATCGACATCGCGCGCGATTTTGCCACCAAAGGTCGGCGTCCGGTCTACACGGATGGCCCCCTGATCCACAATAGCCAGATGATGGATCGTCTGCAATCGGACGGCATTCGTGAGGTCGGGGATTACCAGAGCTCCAGCAACCTCGATCTCAAGGCGGACCCGGAGGAAAATGCCGTGCTCGTGGTTCGCGCCCATGGTATTTCTCCTGAAAGACGTAAATACCTCAAAAGCATTGGGATCGATTTCAAGGATGCGACTTGCCCGGATGTGGGGATCGTTGCCGGAAAAATCCGCATGCACGCCAAAAAGGGCTACTCGACCGTCATTTTTGGAGATGAGAAGCACCCGGAAGTCATTGGCCTCATGGGCTATACCGAAGGCAAGGGACATCCAGTCCAATCCGAGGAGGACATCGACGCGCTCCCCGACCTCGGGGAAAAAGTTGTCATGGTTTCACAAACGACCATGTTTACAGATGATTTCCGCCGGTTAGCGGACCATCTGAAGACCCGCTTCCCCAATACTTTGATCTTCGACACAATTTGCGGGGCGACCAAGGACCGGCAGGGGGATATTGCTGTCTTGTTCGAGCAGGAAGTTGAAGCCTTTGTCGTCATTGGTGGACATCACTCTGCCAACACCTGCAAACTCGCCCTCCTGGCACGGAAGACAAACTTGCCTGTGTACCACATTGAGACAGCGAAGGAAATTGATCAGGATGTGATGCGCCGCTACGCCAAGGTCGGGGTCACAGCCGGTGCCTCAACACCGGAATTCCTGATTAGTGAGGTTTGCAACCAGCTCGCTGCAATCGATCACGATCCGGGACAGAAGTCCTGA
- the guaB gene encoding IMP dehydrogenase, protein MAHATHHEDTDSQFYKNADTFFSDNARVGLTFDDITLATRYSEILPRLTKVDMRLSEQLVLNIPLISADMDTVTEAEMAAAMARNGGLGIIHYNMPEKRQIREVAKVKNDVHGLIQEPIAISPESHIADVLEMIEIRGFKFHTFPVVDIQNKLVGLLRGRVVKSRYRGVKVADAMTPLEQVFTIQESDIADDPIGAADRFFNDHMGIHKLIVLDKGGHLKGLFTMSDIERIREEESRDVKPSRDASFQLVCGAAISATRTPAGELDRDRILEHASNLVSEGIDALAVSTAHGHSAGVGDVVKLLRGEFKDLSLIAGNVTSAEGVEYLSKCGADAVKVGQGPGSICTTRIVAGVGIPQLTALYVCSKAAEKTGTAIIADGGITKSGDIVKALTLGNAVMCGSLFAGCREAPGSILEINGKLFKQYRGMGSLTAMKAGSAARYGHESHAKKSDKVAAEGIEALKEVSGSLDDTLRQLVGGLQSGMGYLGASNLAELRSRARYIRVSPAGQRESSPHDVVELKTTKED, encoded by the coding sequence ATGGCGCACGCAACCCACCACGAGGATACGGATTCCCAATTCTACAAGAACGCTGACACGTTTTTCAGCGACAACGCGCGGGTCGGTCTGACTTTCGATGACATCACGCTGGCCACCCGGTACAGCGAGATCCTGCCGCGCCTGACCAAGGTGGACATGCGTCTTTCCGAGCAGCTGGTCCTCAATATCCCGCTTATTTCGGCTGATATGGATACCGTCACCGAGGCAGAGATGGCGGCTGCCATGGCCCGCAACGGCGGATTGGGAATCATCCATTACAATATGCCCGAGAAGCGGCAGATACGGGAAGTGGCCAAGGTCAAAAACGATGTTCATGGGCTAATTCAGGAACCAATCGCCATCAGCCCGGAAAGCCACATCGCGGATGTTCTGGAAATGATTGAGATCCGCGGCTTCAAATTCCACACCTTCCCGGTTGTTGATATCCAGAACAAACTCGTTGGATTGCTTCGAGGCCGGGTTGTCAAAAGCCGCTACCGCGGCGTCAAGGTGGCGGATGCGATGACCCCGCTAGAACAGGTTTTCACCATCCAGGAAAGCGATATTGCCGACGACCCAATCGGGGCAGCAGACCGATTTTTCAATGACCATATGGGAATTCATAAGCTGATTGTTCTCGATAAGGGGGGGCATCTGAAGGGCCTTTTCACGATGTCAGATATTGAGCGCATCCGCGAAGAGGAGAGCCGTGATGTCAAACCGTCCCGCGATGCCAGCTTTCAACTGGTCTGTGGAGCCGCCATATCCGCCACACGCACTCCCGCTGGGGAGCTCGATCGGGACCGGATTCTCGAGCATGCGAGCAACCTTGTCAGCGAAGGAATCGATGCCCTTGCCGTCTCGACTGCCCATGGCCATTCAGCTGGGGTGGGAGATGTGGTAAAGCTCCTGCGCGGCGAGTTCAAGGATTTGTCCCTGATCGCGGGCAATGTGACGAGCGCTGAAGGCGTTGAATATCTTTCAAAATGCGGAGCGGACGCCGTTAAGGTCGGCCAGGGCCCGGGATCAATCTGTACGACCCGTATCGTCGCCGGCGTCGGCATTCCCCAGTTGACCGCCCTTTATGTCTGCTCAAAAGCTGCAGAAAAGACGGGCACGGCCATTATCGCTGACGGTGGCATTACCAAGAGCGGGGACATCGTCAAGGCGCTCACCCTGGGCAATGCGGTCATGTGCGGTAGTCTCTTTGCCGGTTGCCGGGAGGCTCCGGGGAGTATCCTGGAAATTAACGGCAAGCTCTTCAAGCAATACCGCGGCATGGGGAGCCTTACGGCGATGAAGGCAGGCTCGGCCGCTCGCTACGGCCATGAATCCCACGCCAAAAAATCCGACAAGGTGGCAGCCGAAGGCATTGAGGCCTTGAAGGAGGTTTCAGGAAGCCTTGACGACACCCTTCGGCAGCTGGTTGGCGGCCTCCAAAGCGGGATGGGCTACCTCGGAGCCAGCAACCTGGCCGAATTGCGCTCACGCGCCCGCTACATCCGCGTATCGCCCGCCGGACAAAGGGAATCCTCCCCCCACGATGTCGTCGAGCTCAAGACGACCAAGGAGGACTAA